A section of the Oryza sativa Japonica Group chromosome 1, ASM3414082v1 genome encodes:
- the LOC4327498 gene encoding ribonuclease II, chloroplastic/mitochondrial codes for MRPSPMAVRAAGGCSTAAAATLAFFRLRPLGRAVRPDSARAGWHFSLYGGCRGRQVHGLVDSVLEELRSQRRGRVSAKIGLQGTKELSDNKIDKRTLQKGLLLEFQKDSERFLLAVVERPDGKKNWKVTDQNGILSSIKPQQVTYVIPGIINYNHSRIDEFIKKAQDLLDPTVLECAWMELSENDKSVTVEEFAEIVYGSKESLESYCAHFLLSRDIVYFVKVESRDSSVYQPRPPAQVEELLRRKLAKEAAEKEMEEFVQLIKSAKALPLDAKPSKDSWLMEEKVKRKIESLQAYAVDACDDEQRRTAGNILKAMGFSKTSSAALKILINIGYFPVHVNLDLYRYDVRIRYTEEVLSAAEELLVDCPDSDKDIRKDLSTLKVYAIDVDEADELDDALSAARLPDGRIKVWIHVADPTSLVQPRSIIDREAMHRGTSIFLPTATFPMFPERLAMNAMSLQQGRGCKSVTVSVILQPDGSIAEYSIENSIIKPTYMLTYESATELLYMNLEEEEELRILQEAASLRAQWRRSQGSIDTAMIEPRIKVANPDDPEPNINLYVEDQSNPAMQLVSEMMILCGEAVAAFGSDNNIALPYRGHPQSNTAVSAFTHLPEGPARSFANISVLRAAEMDFQKPVPHGVLGIPGYVQFTSPIRRYVDLLAHYQIKAFLRGESPPYSAGDLEGMTFIASMHVKVARRLHSNNLRYWLLEYLRRQPKGKKYKALILKFIKDRLATLLVIEVGIQATAVVSTGKVGDEVSVVVEAAHPRDDILSVTEITEV; via the exons ATGAGGCCGTCGCCCATGGCGGTGCGGGCGGCGGGTGGctgctccacggcggcggcggcgacgctcgcCTTCTTCCGCCTCCGTCCcctcggccgcgccgtccgcccGGACTCCGCTCGCGCCGGCTGGCACTTCTCCCTGTACGGCGGATGCCGGGGACGCCAGGTCCATGGCCTCGTCGACTCCGTCCTGGAGGAGCTCCGATCACAGAGGCGTGGTCGGGTTTCGGCAAA GATAGGATTGCAGGGGACAAAGGAACTGTCTGACAATAAGATAGATAAGAGAACATTGCAGAAAGGCCTGCTTCTTGAATTTCAGAAAGATTCTGAGAGATTTTTGCTTGCTGTTGTAGAAAGGCCCGATGGAAAGAAAAACTGGAAGGTGACTGACCAG AATGGTATATTGTCTTCTATAAAACCCCAGCAGGTTACATATGTTATACCTGGTAtcatcaattacaatcattcAAGAATAGATGAATTTATCAAGAAAGCACAAGATCTTTTG gaccCTACTGTTTTGGAGTGTGCTTGGATGGAGCTTTCTGAGAATGATAAATCAGTAACAGTAGAGGAGTTCGCAGAG ATAGTTTATGGTAGCAAGGAGTCTCTGGAAAGCTACTGTGCACACTTCTTGTTATCAAGGGACATAGTCTATTTTGTCAAGGTCGAAAGCCGGGATTCTTCTGTGTACCAACCTCGCCCACCTGCTCAG GTGGAGGAACTCTTACGACGGAAACTTGCTAAAGAGGCAGCTGAGAAGGAGATGGAAGAATTTGTCCAGTTAATCAAGTCTGCCAAAGCATTGCCTCTAGATGCTAAACCTTCAAAAGATTCATGGTTGATGGAGGAGAAAGTTAAGCGAAAAATTGAGTCACTTCAGGCATATGCAGTTGATGCATGTGATGATGAACAAAGGAGAACGGCAGGAAAC ATTCTCAAGGCTATGGGCTTTTCAAAGACTTCATCAGCTGCTCTAAAGATCCTTATAAATATTGGATACTTCCCTGTGCATGTCAATCTTGATCTTTACAGGTATGATGTTCGCATCAGGTACACTGAGGAAGTTTTGTCAGCTGCAGAGGAACTTCTGGTAGACTGTCCTGACTCAGACAAG GATATCAGGAAGGATCTCTCAACTTTGAAAGTGTATGCTATTGATGTGGATGAAGCTGATGAG CTTGATGATGCACTAAGTGCTGCTAGATTACCTGATGGTAGGATAAAGGTCTGGATACATGTTGCTGACCCAACAAGCTTGGTTCAACCCCGGAGCATCATTGACAG GGAAGCAATGCACAGAGGAACCTCGATCTTTTTACCAACTGCTACCTTTCCAATGTTCCCAGAGAGGCTTGCTATGAATGCTATGAGCCTGCAACAAGGCAGGGGTTGTAAATCTGTTACTGTATCTGTGATTTTGCAGCCAGATGGAAG TATTGCAGAATATAGTATAGAGAATTCAATCATAAAACCTACCTACATGTTAACATATGAGAGTGCAACTGAACTACTGTATATGAACctggaagaagaggaagaactgAGAATTCTTCAAGAAGCTGCTTCCCTTCGTGCACAGTGGCGTCGTAGTCAG GGTTCGATTGATACTGCTATGATAGAACCACGTATCAAGGTGGCAAATCCTGATGATCCTGAACCAAACATTAATCTATATGTTGAAGACCAATCCAACCCAGCAATGCAGCTTGTATCTGAGATGATGATACTCTGTGGGGAGGCCGTGGCTGCTTTTGGTTCTGACAACAATATTGCTTTGCCATACAGAGGGCATCCCCAGTCTAACACAGCTGTGTCAGCATTTACTCATCTCCCTGAAGGGCCTGCCAGGAGTTTTGCCAACATCAGTGTGCTCCGTGCTGCAGAAATGGATTTCCAAAAACCTGTACCACATGGTGTCCTCGGTATTCCTGGTTATGTACAGTTCACCTCCCCTATTCGAAGATATGTTGATCTGCTAGCTCATTATCAG ATAAAGGCTTTTCTTAGAGGTGAATCTCCACCCTATTCAGCTGGTGACCTAGAAGGAATGACCTTTATTGCAAGCATGCATGTTAAAGTTGCCAGGAGACTCCATAGCAACAACTTACGTTACTGGTTGTTGGAATACTTGAGAAGACAACCAAAGGGAAAGAAGTATAAAGCCCTGATTCTTAAGTTTATTAAGGATCGTTTGGCAACTTTGCTTGTTATAGAG GTTGGGATCCAAGCTACAGCCGTGGTTTCAACTGGGAAAGTGGGAGATGAAGTTAGTGTCGTTGTGGAAGCAGCCCATCCACGTGATGACATCTTATCAGTCACAGAGATTACAGAAGTTTAA
- the LOC4327499 gene encoding scarecrow-like protein 9 isoform X1: MVMDAGVHDVCTMLPGSKRDAHLPLPIYPQIAAANGFATAEEFDPLLFLSPDAVCGGGGGDYLNIVSAQPISAASTNGASPPRDVSVSASAASSAAAQHDDSEAFSDIVLGYINRMLMAEDIDEKFEHYPVNADDLLAAEKPFLEILADQSPYSGGSSVESPDGSSAANSCNSLSPCNCSSSSDGLGAVPQTPVLEFPTAAFSQTPQLYGDLIPTGGMVESGGAWPYDPTEFYQLQTKPVRENLPSQSSSFASSNGSSVTFSEGFESLLSPAGVLPDVSLNDFVVQNQQALQFRRGFQEASKFLPDESKLVIDVDKLYSGDEGSRFLGEVRQEKKLVKVKTETSDVESAGHRGKKHFYGDDLDAEEGRCSKHSAQGIDTDHLVRDLMDKVLLCNGETCSKGVKELREALQHDVAKHSGGGHGKGSSHGKGRGKKQPKKEVVDLETLLIHCAQSVATDDRRSATELLKQIRQHAHANGDGDQRLAHCFANGLEARLAGTGSQIYKNYTITRLPCTDVLKAYQLYLAACPFKKISHYFANQTILNAVEKAKKVHIVDYGIYYGFQWPCLIQRLSNRPGGPPKLRITGIDTPQPGFRPAERTEETGRYLSDYAQTFNVPFEFQAIASRFEAVRMEDLHIEEDEVLIVNCMFKFKNLMDESVVAESPRNMALKTIRKMNPHVFIHGVVNGSYNAPFFVTRFREALFHYSAIFDMLETNIPKDNEQRLLIESALFSREAINVISCEGLERMERPETYKQWQVRNQRVGFKQLPLNQDMMKRAREKVRCYHKDFIIDEDNRWLLQGWKGRILFALSTWKPDNRSSS, translated from the coding sequence ATGGTCATGGATGCTGGGGTGCACGACGTGTGCACGATGCTGCCCGGATCCAAGCGCGACGCGCACCTGCCGCTGCCAATCTACCCCCAAATCGCCGCCGCCAATGGGTTCGCGACGGCGGAGGAGTTCGACCCGCTGCTGTTCCTTTCGCCCGATGCggtttgcggcggcggcggcggcgactaccTGAATATTGTCTCCGCGCAGCCCATCTCGGCGGCCTCCACCAacggcgcgtcgccgccgagagATGTCTCGGTCTCTGcttcggcggcgtcgtcggcggcggcgcagcatgACGACTCCGAGGCTTTCTCGGATATCGTCCTGGGGTACATCAACCGCATGCTCATggccgaggacatcgacgagAAGTTCGAGCACTACCCGGTGAACGCCGATGATCTGCTCGCCGCCGAGAAGCCGTTCCTCGAGATCCTCGCCGACCAGTCGCCGTACTCGGGCGGCAGCTCGGTCGAGAGTCCCGACGGCAGCAGCGCCGCCAACTCCTGTAACAGCCTCAGTCCCTGCAACTGTAGCTCGTCCTCCGACGGGCTTGGCGCCGTGCCGCAGACGCCGGTCCTCGAGTTCCCCACGGCCGCCTTCTCGCAGACGCCCCAGCTGTACGGGGATCTGATCCCCACGGGGGGCATGGTGGAATCGGGCGGCGCCTGGCCGTACGACCCGACGGAATTCTATCAGCTCCAGACCAAGCCGGTTCGTGAGAACCTCCCGTCGCAATCTTCGTCGTTCGCGTCTTCGAACGGCAGCAGTGTTACTTTCTCAGAAGGATTCGAGTCGTTGCTGAGCCCGGCTGGTGTCTTGCCTGATGTTAGCCTGAATGATTTTGTTGTGCAGAACCAACAGGCTTTGCAGTTCCGCCGCGGGTTTCAAGAGGCAAGCAAGTTTCTTCCTGATGAGAGCAAGCTTGTGATTGATGTGGATAAGCTCTACAGTGGAGATGAGGGGAGTAGGTTCCTTGGTGAGGTTAGACAAGAGAAGAAGCTTGTGAAGGTGAAGACAGAAACCTCTGATGTTGAATCAGCAGGTCACCGAGGAAAGAAGCATTTCTATGGTGATGACCTGGATGCGGAGGAAGGGAGGTGCAGCAAGCATTCCGCGCAAGGGATTGACACTGACCACCTTGTGAGGGATTTGATGGACAAGGTCTTGCTATGCAATGGTGAGACATGCTCAAAAGGTGTTAAGGAGTTGCGTGAGGCTCTGCAGCATGATGTGGCGAAACATTCAGGCGGAGGCCATGGCAAAGGGTCCAGCCATGGCAAGGGTCGTGGAAAGAAACAACCCAAGAAGGAGGTGGTTGACCTGGAGACCCTTCTCATCCATTGTGCTCAGTCTGTGGCCACTGATGACAGGCGCAGTGCAACTGAGCTCCTGAAGCAGATCAGGCAGCATGCTCATGCCAATGGTGATGGTGATCAGCGTTTGGCACACTGCTTCGCCAACGGCCTCGAGGCGAGGCTGGCAGGTACTGGTAGTCAAATTTACAAGAACTACACGATAACTCGGCTTCCATGCACTGATGTGCTGAAAGCGTACCAGCTTTATTTGGCAGCTTGCCCATTTAAGAAGATCTCTCATTACTTTGCCAATCAAACAATTTTGAATGCTGTGGAGAAGGCCAAGAAAGTTCACATTGTCGATTATGGCATATACTATGGATTTCAGTGGCCGTGTCTTATTCAGCGGCTATCTAACAGGCCTGGAGGCCCACCAAAGCTTAGGATCACTGGAATTGACACACCTCAGCCTGGTTTCCGCCCAGCAGAACGCACAGAGGAGACGGGGAGATATCTAAGTGATTATGCTCAGACCTTCAATGTTCCTTTTGAATTCCAAGCTATTGCGTCTCGATTTGAGGCTGTCCGGATGGAGGATCTCCACATTGAGGAGGATGAGGTTCTGATTGTCAACTGCATGTTCAAATTCAAGAATTTGATGGATGAGAGTGTGGTGGCTGAGAGTCCAAGGAACATGGCATTGAAGACAATTAGGAAGATGAACCCACATGTGTTCATTCATGGGGTGGTGAATGGATCTTACAATGCACCATTTTTTGTGACACGCTTCCGGGAGGCCTTGTTCCACTATTCTGCTATCTTCGACATGTTGGAGACTAACATTCCCAAGGATAATGAGCAGAGGTTGCTCATTGAGTCTGCTCTATTTAGCCGGGAGGCAATCAATGTGATCTCTTGTGAGGGACtggagaggatggagaggccagAGACATACAAGCAATGGCAGGTACGGAACCAGAGGGTTGGGTTCAAGCAGTTGCCATTGAACCAGGATATGATGAAGCGTGCGCGGGAGAAGGTCAGGTGCTACCACAAGGACTTCATCATCGATGAGGACAACAGGTGGTTACTACAAGGATGGAAAGGGCGCATTTTGTTCGCACTGTCGACATGGAAGCCAGATAATCGATCATCTTCATAG
- the LOC4327497 gene encoding elicitor-responsive protein 1 isoform 1 (isoform 1 is encoded by transcript variant 1), whose product MAGSGVLEVHLVDAKGLTGNDFLGKIDPYVVVQYRSQERKSSVARDQGKNPSWNEVFKFQINSTAATGQHKLFLRLMDHDTFSRDDFLGEATINVTDLISLGMEHGTWEMSESKHRVVLADKTYHGEIRVSLTFTASAKAQDHAEQVGGWAHSFRQ is encoded by the exons atgGCGGGGAGCGGTGTCCTGGAGGTGCATCTCGTCGACGCCAAGGGCCTCACCGGCAACGACTTCCTAG GCAAGATAGACCCGTACGTGGTGGTGCAGTACCGGAGCCAGGAGCGCAAGAGCAGCGTCGCCAGAG ATCAAGGGAAGAACCCGAGCTGGAACGAGGTGTTCAAGTTCCAGATCAActccacggcggcgaccgggcagCACAAGCTCTTTCTGCGGCTCATGGACCACGACACCTTCTCACGGGACGACTTCCTCGGCGAAGCAAC GATCAACGTGACTGACCTGATCAGCTTAGGCATGGAGCACGGCACATGGGAGATGAGCGAATCCAAGCACCGGGTCGTCCTCGCGGACAAAACATACCACGGCGAGATCAGAGTCAGCCTCACGTTCACGGCTTCTGCAAAG GCTCAAGACCACGCAGAACAGGTTGGAGGATGGGCGCACAGCTTTCGTCAGTAG
- the LOC4327499 gene encoding scarecrow-like protein 9 isoform X2: MVMDAGVHDVCTMLPGSKRDAHLPLPIYPQIAAANGFATAEEFDPLLFLSPDAVCGGGGGDYLNIVSAQPISAASTNGASPPRDVSVSASAASSAAAQHDDSEAFSDIVLGYINRMLMAEDIDEKFEHYPVNADDLLAAEKPFLEILADQSPYSGGSSVESPDGSSAANSCNSLSPCNCSSSSDGLGAVPQTPVLEFPTAAFSQTPQLYGDLIPTGGMVESGGAWPYDPTEFYQLQTKPNQQALQFRRGFQEASKFLPDESKLVIDVDKLYSGDEGSRFLGEVRQEKKLVKVKTETSDVESAGHRGKKHFYGDDLDAEEGRCSKHSAQGIDTDHLVRDLMDKVLLCNGETCSKGVKELREALQHDVAKHSGGGHGKGSSHGKGRGKKQPKKEVVDLETLLIHCAQSVATDDRRSATELLKQIRQHAHANGDGDQRLAHCFANGLEARLAGTGSQIYKNYTITRLPCTDVLKAYQLYLAACPFKKISHYFANQTILNAVEKAKKVHIVDYGIYYGFQWPCLIQRLSNRPGGPPKLRITGIDTPQPGFRPAERTEETGRYLSDYAQTFNVPFEFQAIASRFEAVRMEDLHIEEDEVLIVNCMFKFKNLMDESVVAESPRNMALKTIRKMNPHVFIHGVVNGSYNAPFFVTRFREALFHYSAIFDMLETNIPKDNEQRLLIESALFSREAINVISCEGLERMERPETYKQWQVRNQRVGFKQLPLNQDMMKRAREKVRCYHKDFIIDEDNRWLLQGWKGRILFALSTWKPDNRSSS; this comes from the exons ATGGTCATGGATGCTGGGGTGCACGACGTGTGCACGATGCTGCCCGGATCCAAGCGCGACGCGCACCTGCCGCTGCCAATCTACCCCCAAATCGCCGCCGCCAATGGGTTCGCGACGGCGGAGGAGTTCGACCCGCTGCTGTTCCTTTCGCCCGATGCggtttgcggcggcggcggcggcgactaccTGAATATTGTCTCCGCGCAGCCCATCTCGGCGGCCTCCACCAacggcgcgtcgccgccgagagATGTCTCGGTCTCTGcttcggcggcgtcgtcggcggcggcgcagcatgACGACTCCGAGGCTTTCTCGGATATCGTCCTGGGGTACATCAACCGCATGCTCATggccgaggacatcgacgagAAGTTCGAGCACTACCCGGTGAACGCCGATGATCTGCTCGCCGCCGAGAAGCCGTTCCTCGAGATCCTCGCCGACCAGTCGCCGTACTCGGGCGGCAGCTCGGTCGAGAGTCCCGACGGCAGCAGCGCCGCCAACTCCTGTAACAGCCTCAGTCCCTGCAACTGTAGCTCGTCCTCCGACGGGCTTGGCGCCGTGCCGCAGACGCCGGTCCTCGAGTTCCCCACGGCCGCCTTCTCGCAGACGCCCCAGCTGTACGGGGATCTGATCCCCACGGGGGGCATGGTGGAATCGGGCGGCGCCTGGCCGTACGACCCGACGGAATTCTATCAGCTCCAGACCAAGCCG AACCAACAGGCTTTGCAGTTCCGCCGCGGGTTTCAAGAGGCAAGCAAGTTTCTTCCTGATGAGAGCAAGCTTGTGATTGATGTGGATAAGCTCTACAGTGGAGATGAGGGGAGTAGGTTCCTTGGTGAGGTTAGACAAGAGAAGAAGCTTGTGAAGGTGAAGACAGAAACCTCTGATGTTGAATCAGCAGGTCACCGAGGAAAGAAGCATTTCTATGGTGATGACCTGGATGCGGAGGAAGGGAGGTGCAGCAAGCATTCCGCGCAAGGGATTGACACTGACCACCTTGTGAGGGATTTGATGGACAAGGTCTTGCTATGCAATGGTGAGACATGCTCAAAAGGTGTTAAGGAGTTGCGTGAGGCTCTGCAGCATGATGTGGCGAAACATTCAGGCGGAGGCCATGGCAAAGGGTCCAGCCATGGCAAGGGTCGTGGAAAGAAACAACCCAAGAAGGAGGTGGTTGACCTGGAGACCCTTCTCATCCATTGTGCTCAGTCTGTGGCCACTGATGACAGGCGCAGTGCAACTGAGCTCCTGAAGCAGATCAGGCAGCATGCTCATGCCAATGGTGATGGTGATCAGCGTTTGGCACACTGCTTCGCCAACGGCCTCGAGGCGAGGCTGGCAGGTACTGGTAGTCAAATTTACAAGAACTACACGATAACTCGGCTTCCATGCACTGATGTGCTGAAAGCGTACCAGCTTTATTTGGCAGCTTGCCCATTTAAGAAGATCTCTCATTACTTTGCCAATCAAACAATTTTGAATGCTGTGGAGAAGGCCAAGAAAGTTCACATTGTCGATTATGGCATATACTATGGATTTCAGTGGCCGTGTCTTATTCAGCGGCTATCTAACAGGCCTGGAGGCCCACCAAAGCTTAGGATCACTGGAATTGACACACCTCAGCCTGGTTTCCGCCCAGCAGAACGCACAGAGGAGACGGGGAGATATCTAAGTGATTATGCTCAGACCTTCAATGTTCCTTTTGAATTCCAAGCTATTGCGTCTCGATTTGAGGCTGTCCGGATGGAGGATCTCCACATTGAGGAGGATGAGGTTCTGATTGTCAACTGCATGTTCAAATTCAAGAATTTGATGGATGAGAGTGTGGTGGCTGAGAGTCCAAGGAACATGGCATTGAAGACAATTAGGAAGATGAACCCACATGTGTTCATTCATGGGGTGGTGAATGGATCTTACAATGCACCATTTTTTGTGACACGCTTCCGGGAGGCCTTGTTCCACTATTCTGCTATCTTCGACATGTTGGAGACTAACATTCCCAAGGATAATGAGCAGAGGTTGCTCATTGAGTCTGCTCTATTTAGCCGGGAGGCAATCAATGTGATCTCTTGTGAGGGACtggagaggatggagaggccagAGACATACAAGCAATGGCAGGTACGGAACCAGAGGGTTGGGTTCAAGCAGTTGCCATTGAACCAGGATATGATGAAGCGTGCGCGGGAGAAGGTCAGGTGCTACCACAAGGACTTCATCATCGATGAGGACAACAGGTGGTTACTACAAGGATGGAAAGGGCGCATTTTGTTCGCACTGTCGACATGGAAGCCAGATAATCGATCATCTTCATAG
- the LOC4327497 gene encoding elicitor-responsive protein 1 isoform 2 (isoform 2 is encoded by transcript variant 2) yields the protein MAGSGVLEVHLVDAKGLTGNDFLGEIGKIDPYVVVQYRSQERKSSVARDQGKNPSWNEVFKFQINSTAATGQHKLFLRLMDHDTFSRDDFLGEATINVTDLISLGMEHGTWEMSESKHRVVLADKTYHGEIRVSLTFTASAKAQDHAEQVGGWAHSFRQ from the exons atgGCGGGGAGCGGTGTCCTGGAGGTGCATCTCGTCGACGCCAAGGGCCTCACCGGCAACGACTTCCTAGGTGAGATAG GCAAGATAGACCCGTACGTGGTGGTGCAGTACCGGAGCCAGGAGCGCAAGAGCAGCGTCGCCAGAG ATCAAGGGAAGAACCCGAGCTGGAACGAGGTGTTCAAGTTCCAGATCAActccacggcggcgaccgggcagCACAAGCTCTTTCTGCGGCTCATGGACCACGACACCTTCTCACGGGACGACTTCCTCGGCGAAGCAAC GATCAACGTGACTGACCTGATCAGCTTAGGCATGGAGCACGGCACATGGGAGATGAGCGAATCCAAGCACCGGGTCGTCCTCGCGGACAAAACATACCACGGCGAGATCAGAGTCAGCCTCACGTTCACGGCTTCTGCAAAG GCTCAAGACCACGCAGAACAGGTTGGAGGATGGGCGCACAGCTTTCGTCAGTAG